A single Leptospira barantonii DNA region contains:
- a CDS encoding LruC domain-containing protein, protein MKGFLKLASVVLVGGVLLFGANACTNSQDPNLLWLLSATQPNPSAAPDGEQPFSIVINDETAPVDFVFDTTKTVNVNIQVLSPESPISGSLVQIFNIDNTAQKSIFRAATSENGEVKGSFTIDEATRKVFLKVEAFGQLYEAEIEIINSYSISRRITVVIKGNSNVAYPDSDGDGIADKDDAYPNDATRASTFRYPTEGYYTISFEDLYPAQGDADFNDYNARVVFEEDWNAKGEVSRVRANFVHVAKGAGYNHTLHLTIPGVTASSYALTRYGFDGTTVESNTGGNDSAISSLEILPRSNTTIQNSNSSRSNTVFKKGKSANLEVILQNAINRVSLGPAPYDTFVKVINTNKEIHFPKRYFDANGKDLYLDSTGFPWALLVPGNFLWPYESTDIRKSYPSFKPWYESSGNTNQDWYLTPVTSEVFPATN, encoded by the coding sequence ATGAAAGGCTTTCTAAAATTAGCGAGTGTGGTTCTGGTGGGAGGGGTTCTTCTTTTTGGAGCGAATGCCTGCACGAACTCGCAGGATCCCAACCTTCTTTGGCTTTTAAGCGCAACTCAGCCCAATCCTTCCGCGGCTCCGGACGGAGAACAACCATTTAGCATCGTGATCAACGACGAAACAGCACCCGTGGATTTCGTGTTCGATACGACCAAAACGGTGAACGTAAACATTCAGGTTCTGAGTCCGGAATCTCCGATTTCCGGAAGTTTAGTACAAATTTTTAATATAGATAACACCGCGCAGAAGTCCATCTTCAGAGCGGCCACTTCCGAAAACGGGGAAGTTAAGGGAAGTTTCACCATCGACGAAGCGACTCGTAAGGTTTTTCTGAAAGTGGAAGCTTTCGGACAACTCTACGAAGCCGAAATCGAAATCATCAATTCTTACAGCATTTCCAGAAGAATCACCGTGGTCATCAAGGGGAACAGCAACGTAGCTTATCCCGATAGCGACGGGGACGGAATTGCGGACAAAGACGACGCATATCCCAACGACGCGACTCGTGCGTCTACGTTCCGTTATCCGACCGAAGGTTATTATACGATTTCTTTCGAAGACTTATATCCCGCACAAGGGGACGCGGACTTTAACGATTACAACGCAAGAGTCGTCTTTGAAGAGGATTGGAACGCGAAAGGTGAAGTGTCAAGAGTGCGCGCAAACTTCGTTCACGTAGCGAAGGGCGCGGGTTACAACCACACTCTTCATCTTACGATTCCGGGAGTTACCGCATCTTCATACGCTTTGACAAGATACGGTTTCGACGGAACCACCGTGGAATCCAATACGGGCGGAAACGATTCTGCGATTTCTTCTCTGGAAATTCTTCCTAGATCCAATACGACGATCCAAAACTCGAACTCTTCCAGATCGAATACGGTTTTCAAAAAAGGAAAATCGGCGAACTTAGAAGTGATCTTACAAAACGCGATCAATCGCGTGAGTTTAGGACCCGCTCCGTATGATACGTTCGTAAAAGTCATCAACACCAATAAGGAGATTCACTTTCCGAAAAGATATTTCGACGCGAACGGAAAGGATCTCTATCTGGATTCTACCGGATTTCCATGGGCGCTTTTGGTTCCCGGAAATTTCCTCTGGCCTTATGAAAGCACGGATATTCGTAAATCGTATCCTTCTTTCAAACCTTGGTATGAATCCTCCGGAAACACGAACCAAGATTGGTATCTGACTCCGGTTACTTCCGAAGTTTTCCCTGCCACGAATTGA
- the tpx gene encoding thiol peroxidase yields the protein MAQVTLKGNPIPLEGKVPAPGDKAPEFKAIKQDLSEFGLKDYAGKVKILVAVPSLDTSVCAIETKVFNEKAAGLSGIATLIISGDLPFAMKRFCSTEGIDSPNLVTGSQYRDFSFSKAYGTHIADGPLKGLSARAVFVVDKTDTVRYVELVPEIGTEPNYAAALAAANAAL from the coding sequence ATGGCACAAGTCACACTCAAAGGCAATCCGATTCCGCTCGAAGGTAAAGTTCCCGCTCCCGGCGATAAGGCACCCGAATTCAAAGCGATCAAACAGGATCTTTCCGAATTCGGTCTCAAAGACTATGCGGGAAAAGTGAAAATTCTCGTGGCCGTTCCAAGTTTGGACACTTCCGTTTGCGCGATCGAAACCAAAGTGTTTAACGAAAAAGCGGCGGGACTTTCCGGAATCGCAACCTTAATCATCTCCGGAGATCTTCCGTTCGCGATGAAACGTTTTTGTTCCACGGAAGGAATCGATTCTCCCAATCTCGTCACAGGTTCTCAGTACAGAGACTTTTCGTTTTCGAAAGCGTACGGAACTCATATCGCGGACGGTCCGTTAAAAGGACTTTCGGCAAGAGCGGTGTTCGTAGTGGATAAAACGGATACGGTGCGTTATGTGGAATTGGTTCCCGAAATCGGAACGGAACCGAATTACGCGGCGGCGCTTGCCGCGGCAAACGCGGCGCTTTAA
- a CDS encoding aldehyde dehydrogenase family protein, which produces MPTLQESPVKIPNSNQTPNFPPLDKAEIERVFKLQKQHFHKVMKLTSASQRIDRLKKLRQAIFKYTPEIEKAVNSDFRKHAREVDITEIMPSISEINDAIHHVRKWMKPVHAKTPMTLFGSKSQILYEPRGVVLIIGPWNYPFYLTFAPLAAAIAAGNTVLIKPSEFTPATTEITQKIISEVFPKEEVAVFAGDYQVSGALMELPLDHIFFTGSTQVGKIVMTAAAKHLTSVTLELGGKSPAIIDRSADLKKAAKKLVWGKVLNAGQTCVAPDYLLIPNDLIKPFVEEAKAVVKDFYGKDGKPLKENADFCRIINDRNFNRVSGYIHEAVEKGAKIEMGGDTDASQNYIEPTLLSNVPDNSNIMEDEIFGPVLPMIPYTNLDEAIEKINSRPKPLALYIFGKKERAIKKILKETSSGGAAVNDVILHLANPNLPFGGVNHSGHGSYHGYFGFKAFSHERSVLRQAALSSIDLMYPPYTNFVKRLVSLTKKFLV; this is translated from the coding sequence ATGCCAACTTTACAGGAATCTCCGGTAAAAATACCGAATTCTAACCAGACTCCAAACTTTCCGCCTTTAGATAAGGCAGAGATTGAACGTGTGTTCAAGCTCCAGAAACAGCATTTTCATAAAGTTATGAAACTCACCTCCGCGAGCCAGCGGATTGATCGTTTGAAAAAATTGAGACAGGCCATTTTCAAATACACTCCCGAAATCGAAAAAGCGGTGAATTCCGATTTTCGCAAACACGCAAGGGAAGTGGACATCACGGAAATTATGCCTTCGATTTCCGAAATCAACGACGCGATCCATCACGTTCGCAAATGGATGAAACCGGTTCACGCGAAAACTCCGATGACCTTGTTCGGATCGAAAAGCCAAATCCTCTACGAACCTCGCGGAGTTGTGTTGATCATCGGACCTTGGAATTATCCGTTTTATCTTACGTTTGCTCCTCTTGCCGCGGCCATCGCGGCGGGCAATACGGTTTTGATCAAACCTTCCGAGTTCACTCCGGCAACAACCGAAATCACTCAGAAGATCATCAGCGAAGTTTTTCCAAAAGAAGAAGTTGCGGTTTTCGCGGGAGACTATCAGGTTTCCGGCGCGCTTATGGAACTTCCTTTGGATCATATCTTTTTTACCGGAAGCACTCAGGTAGGAAAGATCGTAATGACCGCGGCGGCGAAACATCTTACCAGCGTTACTCTCGAGTTAGGCGGTAAGTCTCCGGCGATCATCGATCGTAGTGCGGATCTGAAAAAGGCCGCTAAAAAACTCGTTTGGGGAAAAGTTTTGAACGCGGGACAAACCTGCGTAGCTCCCGATTATCTGTTGATTCCGAACGATCTCATCAAACCTTTCGTGGAAGAAGCGAAAGCGGTTGTTAAGGATTTTTACGGCAAGGACGGAAAACCTCTGAAGGAGAATGCGGACTTCTGTAGAATCATCAACGATCGTAACTTCAACCGAGTTTCCGGTTATATTCACGAAGCGGTGGAGAAGGGCGCGAAGATCGAAATGGGAGGGGATACGGACGCTTCTCAAAACTACATCGAGCCTACTCTTCTCAGCAACGTACCAGACAATTCGAATATTATGGAAGATGAAATCTTCGGACCGGTTCTTCCTATGATTCCTTACACGAACCTGGACGAAGCGATCGAAAAGATCAACTCCAGACCGAAACCTTTGGCTCTCTACATCTTCGGTAAAAAAGAACGTGCGATCAAAAAGATTCTTAAGGAAACTTCTTCCGGCGGGGCCGCGGTTAACGATGTGATTCTTCATCTCGCGAATCCGAATCTTCCTTTCGGCGGAGTGAATCATTCCGGTCACGGAAGTTATCACGGTTATTTCGGATTTAAGGCATTCTCACACGAACGTTCCGTTCTAAGACAAGCCGCTTTGAGTTCGATCGATTTGATGTATCCGCCTTACACCAATTTTGTGAAACGTCTCGTTTCCTTGACGAAAAAGTTTCTCGTTTGA
- a CDS encoding alpha/beta hydrolase has product MSKRFLLNGILGFIFFLFIACIGGAWYFAEVLLHPRPPHKCKPEHYIFCNDPKADLDLNYENVKYKTSDGMEISAWWVPANRPSDKVMISIHGRGATRREGLRYVKLFHDQGINVILPDLRNCGESQKSFSSMGFHERKDLQATLDFVKNKGMKSTGILGFSMGAATSILFMAEQPEIKIGIFDSGFADFVEVVSFVAKRDFGLPKYPLLPFVIFFYETRGNLETDDLSPEKVIGSISPRPVLIFHGTADNGVPYEHGLRLEKAAKEPKELVTVEGGEHTKLWQKDEKLVSSKILQLIQKL; this is encoded by the coding sequence ATGTCTAAACGTTTTTTGCTGAATGGAATTTTAGGATTTATATTCTTTCTTTTTATCGCTTGTATCGGAGGAGCTTGGTATTTTGCGGAAGTATTGCTTCATCCAAGACCGCCGCACAAATGCAAACCGGAACATTACATTTTTTGCAACGATCCGAAAGCGGATCTGGACTTAAATTACGAAAACGTAAAATACAAAACCTCGGACGGGATGGAAATCTCCGCTTGGTGGGTTCCTGCGAATCGCCCGAGCGATAAGGTTATGATTTCGATTCATGGAAGAGGTGCGACAAGAAGAGAAGGTCTGCGTTATGTGAAATTGTTCCACGATCAGGGAATCAACGTGATTCTTCCCGATCTAAGAAACTGCGGAGAAAGTCAAAAGTCCTTTAGTTCCATGGGATTTCACGAACGAAAGGATCTGCAAGCGACCTTGGATTTCGTAAAGAACAAGGGAATGAAGTCCACGGGCATTCTCGGGTTTTCCATGGGAGCCGCGACCTCCATTCTTTTTATGGCGGAACAACCCGAGATCAAGATCGGAATTTTTGATTCCGGCTTTGCGGACTTCGTCGAAGTGGTTTCTTTCGTCGCCAAACGCGACTTCGGTTTACCGAAATATCCTTTGCTTCCTTTTGTGATTTTCTTTTACGAAACGAGGGGGAATTTGGAAACGGACGATCTTTCTCCCGAAAAGGTAATCGGATCGATTTCTCCAAGACCTGTTTTGATCTTTCACGGAACCGCGGATAACGGAGTTCCTTACGAACACGGGCTTCGTTTGGAAAAGGCGGCCAAGGAACCGAAAGAATTGGTAACCGTGGAAGGCGGAGAACATACAAAACTCTGGCAGAAAGACGAAAAACTCGTCTCTTCGAAGATTCTTCAGTTAATTCAAAAATTATGA
- a CDS encoding HDOD domain-containing protein, which translates to MSQSKTLELHHHRDLGLYSNLKDLNHPVLENSPVHYRFHNLTENVDSIISRTLDRYLLQLDIIYVRDSVFATLKETIANSIKANIKRIYFREMEADIHNPEVYKQKILGFKKKYIDNKEKYEELLFKNNFVVLVSFIHNKDMIRIRVMNNVKLSPTEVERINQRIEKSKVYSDLAEAFMEAGDETEGAGLGLIMSLIMLKNDGLSATSYKIESQGNNTSVIIDIPLNITKENLQLQKTQDIIKNIDGLPTFPKSIQDIQAMIERPNSSIGQIAETIKKDVALSANILKLANSAAFIRANKVESLDRAIQLIGLKELNQLLYSLGTKQILEDKFPAFLSIWEKSNQCAFYCKLVANRMNLPKDTVSNLMSAALLHDIGEIILLSLEERTMKSIGKISASKEIASAVSMEEAALGITHTKVGALIAEKWNFPDIYAKAMEYHHRPLSVDEEFAPYIYPIYIGDMMIKINNEEAKYSEIPEKILQFCKFGSSGDFHSFRTKALENFLASTR; encoded by the coding sequence ATGAGTCAGAGCAAAACGTTAGAGCTCCATCATCATAGAGACCTCGGTCTCTACAGCAATCTGAAAGATCTCAATCATCCAGTACTCGAAAATTCTCCCGTTCATTATAGATTTCACAATCTCACCGAGAACGTGGATTCGATCATCAGCAGAACCTTGGATCGTTATCTGTTACAGCTCGATATCATCTACGTAAGGGACTCCGTGTTCGCGACCTTAAAGGAAACGATCGCCAACTCGATCAAGGCGAACATCAAAAGAATTTATTTCCGCGAGATGGAAGCCGACATTCACAACCCCGAAGTTTATAAACAAAAGATTTTAGGTTTCAAAAAGAAATACATCGATAACAAGGAAAAATACGAAGAACTTCTTTTTAAGAATAATTTCGTAGTTCTAGTTTCCTTTATCCACAACAAGGACATGATTCGCATCCGAGTGATGAACAACGTCAAACTCAGTCCTACCGAAGTGGAAAGAATCAATCAAAGAATCGAGAAGTCAAAAGTTTACAGCGATCTCGCGGAAGCGTTTATGGAAGCCGGCGACGAAACCGAAGGCGCGGGACTCGGACTGATCATGTCGCTGATCATGTTGAAGAACGACGGACTTTCCGCCACCTCTTATAAGATCGAAAGTCAAGGAAACAACACGAGCGTAATCATAGACATTCCTCTCAACATCACGAAAGAGAATCTTCAGTTACAAAAGACTCAGGACATCATCAAGAACATAGACGGACTTCCGACGTTTCCGAAGTCGATCCAAGATATCCAAGCGATGATCGAAAGACCGAATTCTTCCATCGGACAAATCGCGGAAACGATCAAGAAGGACGTGGCTCTTTCCGCGAATATTCTAAAACTTGCAAATTCCGCCGCGTTCATCCGAGCGAACAAAGTGGAATCCTTGGACAGAGCGATCCAACTCATCGGACTCAAAGAACTCAATCAACTTCTTTATTCACTCGGAACCAAACAGATCTTGGAAGATAAGTTCCCCGCGTTTCTTTCCATCTGGGAAAAATCGAATCAGTGCGCGTTCTATTGCAAACTTGTCGCGAACAGGATGAATCTTCCCAAGGACACGGTAAGCAACCTGATGTCCGCCGCATTGTTACACGACATCGGAGAAATCATCCTTCTTTCCTTGGAAGAAAGAACGATGAAGAGCATCGGCAAAATCTCGGCTTCCAAGGAAATCGCATCCGCCGTTTCGATGGAAGAAGCCGCATTAGGAATTACTCATACAAAAGTCGGCGCGCTGATCGCCGAAAAATGGAACTTCCCGGACATTTACGCAAAGGCGATGGAATACCATCACAGACCGTTGAGTGTGGACGAGGAATTCGCGCCTTACATCTATCCGATCTATATCGGAGATATGATGATCAAGATCAACAACGAGGAAGCGAAGTACAGCGAGATTCCGGAAAAGATTCTCCAGTTCTGCAAGTTCGGAAGTTCGGGAGATTTCCATTCTTTCAGAACCAAGGCGCTCGAAAACTTTCTCGCGAGTACGAGATAA